In Desulforhopalus sp., the following proteins share a genomic window:
- a CDS encoding AMP-binding protein, with protein sequence MKEETLAAGNTTEASPAEASAMELPQYPYQGSLFAFFVNTVRRYSRNIAYIYTDGEEEHRVSYRKLFEDVVLLSKAFRRRGVNRGDKVMVLADNRYAWIVTDLALMSFGAVTVPRGSDTPPQELQFIIEHAECSFLVIETGALLERHREFVHGYRPLKSVFVMAGPAMHTFFSNLYSYNDLLADRRYSSKDIAKFVEEGEKLDAEDLLTIIYTSGTTGLPKGVQLSHGNVMHNVLALPDIIQLTESDIWLSILPSWHIFERTAEYVALARGTTLVYSSVKNFAQDLEKYRPTLVATVPRVWESLYTKVNLAVRKKGRLAERLFNMMIWISAAYRRNRRKVLGRLPVYTNGGGVGKFLGKALAAGKMALLLPLSYLAEKKLAMVRERFGGRLRLAISGGGTLATYLEEWIDAVSIRIVNAYGMTECSPAIAGRGITCRTYGTVGPAVSGTELRVVGEDGKVLPPGVEGTIEVRGAQVTKGYYKNDDENRKSFTEDGFFKTGDLGRMTIKGELVITGRAKEIIVLSSGENVDPTRIENVMTKFPFIQDAILVGQDKKALGALLVPNIDELKEYVAKKMSGLVREKDELLTNTKVLDLVRSEMNRFLKPKQGFKPHEKLQGVVFLEKEFKLGEELTNTLKKKRHVIERKYRKIINDLLH encoded by the coding sequence ATGAAGGAAGAAACCCTGGCTGCCGGTAACACCACCGAGGCGTCACCTGCCGAAGCATCGGCCATGGAGCTGCCCCAGTATCCGTATCAGGGGTCGCTCTTCGCCTTTTTTGTCAATACGGTCAGACGGTATTCCCGCAACATCGCCTATATATATACCGATGGCGAAGAAGAACACCGGGTATCGTATCGCAAACTCTTTGAGGATGTCGTCCTGCTATCCAAGGCCTTCCGCCGTCGCGGAGTGAACCGGGGCGACAAGGTCATGGTCCTTGCCGACAATAGATATGCCTGGATAGTCACCGATCTCGCCCTCATGTCCTTTGGTGCGGTAACGGTGCCCCGTGGTTCGGATACCCCGCCCCAGGAACTGCAGTTCATCATCGAGCATGCGGAATGCAGTTTTCTGGTAATAGAAACAGGCGCCCTTCTGGAGAGACACCGGGAATTTGTACACGGGTATCGACCGCTCAAATCAGTCTTTGTCATGGCTGGTCCGGCGATGCACACCTTTTTCAGCAATTTGTATTCCTACAACGACCTCCTCGCCGATCGGCGTTACAGCAGTAAGGACATAGCCAAATTTGTCGAGGAAGGGGAGAAGCTTGATGCCGAAGATCTTCTTACCATCATCTACACATCCGGTACCACCGGTTTGCCTAAGGGAGTACAGTTGAGCCATGGCAATGTCATGCACAATGTGCTGGCCTTGCCCGATATTATCCAGCTGACCGAGAGTGATATTTGGCTATCCATCCTGCCGAGTTGGCATATTTTCGAGCGAACCGCCGAATATGTGGCCCTGGCCAGGGGAACGACACTGGTCTATTCCTCGGTGAAGAATTTTGCCCAGGACCTGGAGAAGTACCGTCCGACCCTGGTGGCTACGGTGCCGAGGGTATGGGAATCACTGTATACCAAGGTTAACCTGGCGGTGAGAAAAAAAGGGCGGCTCGCTGAGCGCCTTTTTAATATGATGATCTGGATCTCTGCCGCCTACCGTCGCAATAGACGAAAGGTTCTCGGACGCTTGCCGGTCTATACAAACGGCGGGGGTGTCGGGAAATTTCTCGGCAAGGCCCTTGCCGCCGGAAAAATGGCCTTGCTCCTGCCGCTCAGCTATCTGGCCGAGAAAAAACTGGCCATGGTCCGCGAGCGGTTCGGCGGCCGGTTACGGCTGGCAATCAGTGGTGGCGGAACCCTGGCCACCTATCTGGAGGAATGGATCGATGCGGTCAGCATTCGCATCGTCAATGCCTATGGCATGACCGAGTGCTCCCCGGCCATTGCCGGACGGGGGATTACCTGCCGGACCTATGGAACGGTCGGCCCGGCCGTATCGGGGACCGAGCTGCGTGTGGTTGGCGAAGATGGCAAGGTGCTGCCGCCAGGCGTGGAAGGGACGATTGAGGTCCGTGGCGCCCAAGTGACCAAGGGCTATTATAAAAATGACGACGAAAACCGCAAGTCGTTCACTGAGGACGGTTTTTTCAAGACCGGTGACCTGGGACGCATGACAATCAAGGGTGAGTTGGTGATCACCGGCCGGGCAAAAGAGATCATTGTCCTGTCAAGCGGCGAGAATGTCGATCCGACCCGCATTGAAAATGTCATGACCAAGTTTCCGTTTATTCAGGACGCCATTCTCGTCGGGCAGGATAAAAAGGCCCTTGGTGCTCTTTTAGTTCCGAATATCGATGAGTTAAAGGAATATGTGGCAAAGAAGATGAGCGGCCTGGTGCGGGAAAAGGATGAGCTTCTCACCAACACCAAGGTGCTTGATCTGGTACGCAGCGAGATGAACCGCTTTCTGAAACCGAAACAGGGCTTCAAACCACACGAAAAACTTCAGGGGGTGGTATTTCTTGAAAAGGAGTTTAAACTTGGCGAGGAGCTTACCAACACCTTAAAGAAGAAACGCCACGTTATCGAGAGGAAATACCGCAAGATCATCAACGATCTTTTGCACTAA
- a CDS encoding MOSC domain-containing protein: MTIIKAISISDRKGTRKNNIEATRLIADFGLENDAHGGKWHRQVSFLAEESIRTMRAKGLDVVAGNFAENITTEGIDLTSLEVGRHISIGGAELVISQLGKICHTRCAIYHQAGDCVMPREGIFAVVVRGGAIRVGEGIEVGGKISSSAAIIGSKETEQTLGEELLRIVREKFDPAFVRFDAITQKEGGSLPAILDDLTTTQKTTDIIVFDPTGNLGLALAGYSRRENQHNCYQRETSSIYTCRSVAELEGLF; this comes from the coding sequence GTGACAATCATCAAGGCCATATCCATCAGTGACAGAAAGGGAACACGGAAAAACAATATCGAGGCAACCAGACTTATCGCCGATTTCGGCCTGGAAAACGATGCCCACGGCGGCAAATGGCACCGCCAGGTGAGCTTTCTCGCCGAGGAAAGCATCCGCACCATGCGAGCTAAAGGTCTTGACGTCGTCGCCGGCAATTTCGCCGAAAACATCACTACTGAAGGAATTGATCTTACCAGCCTTGAGGTCGGCAGGCATATCAGCATCGGTGGGGCGGAACTGGTGATATCACAGCTTGGCAAAATCTGCCATACCCGTTGCGCCATCTACCATCAGGCGGGAGATTGCGTCATGCCGCGCGAGGGAATTTTCGCGGTGGTTGTGCGGGGAGGCGCCATCCGGGTCGGAGAAGGTATTGAAGTAGGAGGGAAAATCTCCAGCTCGGCGGCCATAATCGGCAGCAAAGAAACGGAACAGACTCTCGGCGAGGAGCTGCTGCGGATTGTCCGGGAAAAATTTGATCCGGCCTTCGTCCGCTTCGACGCCATCACCCAAAAGGAGGGCGGCAGCCTGCCGGCCATCCTCGACGACCTCACCACCACCCAGAAAACCACCGATATTATCGTCTTTGACCCAACCGGAAACCTTGGTCTGGCCCTTGCCGGATACAGCCGCAGGGAAAACCAGCATAACTGCTATCAGCGGGAGACCTCCTCCATCTATACCTGCCGGTCGGTGGCCGAACTGGAGGGGCTCTTCTAA
- a CDS encoding universal stress protein has product MSIMNEIKKVVTPVDFSDNSRVIAESAAYVAGKFGASMNLVFVVQNFEDYSGFFVPQMSLPTLEGELIESAEAKMASFCGEMVAFCESAGVKELNYKVFMGEVPEKIVEYSREVKADLIIMGTHGYKGLEKIMFGSVADKVVRSATCPVLTINPYTCGK; this is encoded by the coding sequence ATGAGCATTATGAATGAGATCAAAAAAGTGGTAACGCCCGTAGATTTCTCAGATAATTCACGGGTGATCGCTGAGTCGGCGGCGTATGTCGCCGGTAAATTCGGGGCCTCGATGAATCTGGTCTTTGTCGTCCAGAATTTTGAGGACTATTCCGGATTTTTTGTGCCGCAGATGTCTCTGCCTACCCTGGAGGGGGAATTGATTGAGAGCGCCGAGGCGAAGATGGCATCGTTCTGTGGGGAAATGGTGGCATTTTGTGAGTCAGCAGGGGTGAAGGAACTGAATTACAAGGTCTTTATGGGGGAGGTTCCGGAGAAGATCGTTGAATACAGCCGGGAGGTCAAGGCCGACCTCATTATCATGGGAACTCATGGCTATAAAGGGCTGGAAAAGATTATGTTCGGCAGCGTCGCCGATAAGGTGGTGCGCTCGGCAACCTGCCCGGTTTTGACCATTAATCCCTATACCTGCGGTAAATAG